Proteins encoded within one genomic window of Salipaludibacillus agaradhaerens:
- a CDS encoding carbohydrate ABC transporter permease, with protein MNKKINLTPAFFIGPHIILFIVFILIPSIYGIYASFTRWNLVSDPVWVGLDNYRTILFNEDSTFYHQFYNGMKNTFIFVVISVPIMIVLPLMIAVSMEHKEVKLKNLFQTLLYIPGLISISAAALIWSLIFNKQLGVVSNVFGSEPVWAATQPYAWITIIMITVWAGIGGNMIIYRASINGVSEDLYESAEIDGAGSVRKFFHVTLPSIRFPLIYTLIMSTAGAFNVFAQPLMMTDGGPGQSTTVLMMYIRDLAFSHGESIAGIASAMAVLLGIVILVISAIQYYLMSRNTA; from the coding sequence ATGAATAAAAAAATAAACTTAACACCTGCTTTCTTTATCGGCCCTCACATCATTTTATTCATCGTGTTTATTTTGATCCCCTCTATTTATGGTATTTATGCCTCATTTACGAGGTGGAACTTAGTTAGCGATCCAGTTTGGGTAGGTTTAGATAATTATCGAACAATCCTTTTTAATGAGGACTCAACCTTTTACCATCAGTTTTATAATGGAATGAAAAACACGTTTATTTTTGTTGTAATTAGTGTTCCGATCATGATTGTGCTCCCTTTAATGATTGCAGTATCAATGGAGCATAAAGAAGTTAAATTAAAGAATCTTTTTCAAACGCTTCTATATATTCCTGGCCTTATTTCTATTTCAGCCGCGGCACTAATTTGGTCACTTATTTTTAATAAGCAATTAGGTGTTGTTAGTAATGTGTTTGGCTCTGAACCGGTGTGGGCTGCCACACAACCCTATGCTTGGATAACAATTATTATGATTACTGTATGGGCTGGAATAGGTGGAAATATGATTATTTACCGTGCTTCTATTAACGGTGTCTCTGAAGACTTATATGAATCAGCTGAAATTGATGGAGCTGGATCAGTTAGAAAATTCTTTCATGTTACCTTGCCGTCTATTCGTTTCCCGTTAATTTACACACTTATCATGTCAACTGCAGGTGCATTTAACGTGTTTGCTCAACCATTAATGATGACAGATGGTGGGCCGGGACAAAGTACGACCGTACTCATGATGTATATCCGTGATTTAGCATTTAGTCACGGTGAATCGATTGCAGGTATTGCGTCTGCGATGGCTGTGTTACTTGGAATAGTCATTTTAGTCATTTCAGCGATTCAATATTACTTAATGAGTCGTAATACTGCGTAA
- the esaA gene encoding type VII secretion protein EsaA: MNEGLMTSLKLGAKVLVVLLLPLLLFRYVDSQPAVIVSEDDDEGTRSIAVVNEDRGWSPESSEVETIELGQQISSLLNSEGTDYTWTVVNRSAAEQGFSNERYDAIIYVPSRFSENIMTFREDIPSTASINYVIQPNLVAKERQRVHREMANAQNKINKEMSMIYWSYVSQEVDNIRDQFDLILEKEIEFQDAMYSFYSPSSASLASEIEQHKSGLENILNQTGRMDEVSSNSADAASEAEGKISTFTEALEMYKESQFEQQLLLQETQAESKVAIQDGVTTYDNTLIKGQNLINEQLTKFSSPEFANDTDALLQSLGAMEKMMEDGDAVLESWSDSMRRQRRQVERLNEELLSLYQGEVVSDARRDVRATANKLKDAPATGDETPDLPSPPEEGESVDLGNLKADVTALEQEINNLKNSSEEEPPAESEENEAESNETDWSGVDNRLADLKTSVDDLESSINTQEALLDSWKDHVDAIEDAYRELAELKNDVSSVLTDEVLTLQGDLSLEHVRESDIRNKELSYVLDYLEALYVYRATINQQQDDELIQEVLAHEDITRRIDNLFEANTAHSDELQKAFDKLLKGSDKTDSAVKKVEKNFYDYAAEAEAFIDEYNALVDAEHEKIQNELGDVIANSRDISTRIQELNAETFDWEESPSLQYLDGQMVFSIQQTASADLNHMAELVSSLDESQASIFGSTDELQTRVSEVQQQSDELNDRWAVNVDSTELIRDDVHDVLGNTVVDGQENPFIYSYLSSPVEVEGHVDGQVLSETEDRMPPVIMFVIILLSGLLIGFLSHYYSHNSYLVQSGLFILLNLAVGLIISIYGLNIYTLDNTQSIQWSIFTILLLFACSNIVRGGLFIGPFAGWLASIVMIMFFITPLINIIVPEFNVHHPIERAYMSLQYGGQATPYMMMGILLAVTILVSAFIYMWQILRINPEVDEDEAKQAS, from the coding sequence ATGAATGAAGGATTGATGACTTCCCTGAAACTAGGGGCGAAAGTCCTTGTGGTACTTTTACTGCCACTCCTACTTTTCCGCTATGTTGACAGCCAACCAGCTGTTATAGTGTCAGAGGATGATGATGAAGGGACGAGAAGTATTGCGGTTGTAAATGAAGACCGTGGATGGTCCCCTGAGTCTTCTGAAGTAGAGACGATTGAATTAGGGCAGCAAATCTCCTCTTTATTGAATTCGGAAGGCACGGATTACACATGGACTGTCGTCAATAGAAGTGCAGCTGAACAAGGATTTAGTAATGAAAGATATGATGCGATTATTTACGTACCGTCTAGATTCTCGGAAAATATTATGACGTTTCGGGAAGATATACCAAGTACGGCCTCAATAAATTATGTTATCCAGCCGAATCTTGTGGCGAAAGAACGTCAGAGAGTTCACAGAGAAATGGCGAACGCACAAAATAAAATTAATAAAGAAATGTCGATGATTTACTGGAGCTATGTCTCTCAAGAAGTCGATAATATTCGTGATCAATTTGACTTAATCCTTGAAAAAGAAATAGAATTCCAAGATGCTATGTATTCTTTTTATAGTCCGTCTTCTGCGAGCTTGGCGAGTGAAATCGAACAGCATAAAAGTGGGCTAGAGAATATATTGAATCAGACAGGTCGAATGGATGAAGTCTCAAGTAACAGTGCAGATGCAGCTTCAGAAGCAGAGGGGAAAATATCTACTTTTACAGAAGCGCTTGAGATGTATAAAGAGTCTCAGTTTGAACAGCAATTGCTACTGCAAGAAACGCAAGCTGAAAGTAAAGTGGCTATTCAAGATGGTGTGACCACCTATGATAATACATTAATTAAAGGGCAGAACTTAATTAATGAACAATTAACAAAGTTTAGTTCACCTGAATTTGCGAACGATACCGATGCTTTATTACAAAGTTTAGGTGCTATGGAAAAGATGATGGAAGATGGCGATGCGGTATTAGAAAGCTGGTCCGATTCTATGCGAAGGCAGCGCCGCCAAGTAGAAAGGCTAAATGAAGAGTTACTATCACTTTATCAAGGTGAGGTAGTATCAGACGCTCGCCGTGATGTGAGAGCCACAGCTAATAAGTTGAAAGATGCTCCTGCTACTGGAGATGAGACACCAGATCTACCCTCCCCACCAGAAGAAGGAGAATCAGTAGACTTAGGTAACCTAAAAGCAGATGTAACAGCCCTTGAGCAAGAGATTAACAATTTAAAGAATAGTAGTGAAGAAGAACCACCAGCAGAATCAGAAGAAAATGAGGCAGAGTCCAATGAAACGGATTGGAGCGGTGTAGACAATCGTTTGGCAGATTTAAAAACGTCTGTTGATGATTTGGAGAGCTCTATAAACACACAAGAAGCACTACTAGATAGTTGGAAAGATCATGTGGACGCGATTGAAGATGCTTACCGTGAGTTGGCAGAATTGAAGAATGATGTGTCGTCAGTTCTTACAGATGAAGTTTTGACTTTACAAGGTGACTTATCATTGGAGCATGTAAGGGAGTCTGACATTAGAAACAAAGAGCTAAGCTATGTGTTGGATTATCTAGAAGCACTTTATGTATATAGGGCAACGATTAACCAGCAGCAAGACGATGAACTCATACAAGAAGTGCTTGCTCATGAAGACATAACTCGGCGAATTGATAACTTATTCGAAGCTAATACAGCCCATTCCGACGAGTTACAAAAGGCGTTTGACAAATTGCTCAAAGGTTCTGATAAAACAGACAGTGCTGTGAAAAAAGTAGAGAAGAATTTCTATGATTATGCTGCTGAAGCGGAAGCGTTTATTGATGAATATAATGCTCTCGTTGATGCTGAACATGAAAAGATACAAAATGAACTTGGTGATGTGATTGCAAACTCACGAGACATATCAACTCGAATTCAAGAATTAAATGCTGAGACATTTGATTGGGAAGAATCACCGTCCCTGCAATATCTAGACGGACAGATGGTCTTCTCTATCCAGCAAACTGCTTCAGCAGACTTAAATCATATGGCAGAATTAGTATCTTCATTAGACGAAAGCCAAGCCTCTATTTTTGGTTCAACGGATGAATTGCAAACGCGAGTGAGCGAAGTCCAGCAGCAATCTGATGAATTGAATGATAGGTGGGCAGTAAACGTGGACTCCACTGAATTAATCCGAGACGATGTTCACGATGTCCTTGGTAATACTGTTGTAGACGGGCAAGAAAACCCATTTATTTATAGTTATTTATCTAGTCCTGTTGAAGTAGAAGGGCATGTAGATGGTCAGGTATTATCAGAAACAGAAGACCGTATGCCGCCTGTTATCATGTTTGTGATTATTTTACTTAGTGGGTTATTAATAGGATTTTTGAGTCATTACTACTCTCATAATTCCTATCTCGTACAATCTGGTCTATTTATATTACTAAACTTAGCAGTAGGTCTGATTATTAGTATATATGGACTTAACATTTATACATTGGATAACACGCAAAGTATCCAATGGTCGATCTTTACAATACTATTGTTATTCGCTTGTTCTAATATTGTTCGTGGGGGCTTGTTCATCGGGCCATTCGCAGGCTGGCTGGCAAGTATTGTGATGATTATGTTCTTCATTACACCATTAATTAATATTATTGTACCGGAATTTAATGTGCATCACCCGATTGAAAGGGCCTATATGTCTCTTCAATACGGAGGACAAGCAACACCATATATGATGATGGGGATTCTTTTGGCTGTCACAATTCTGGTATCCGCATTTATTTATATGTGGCAAATATTGCGGATCAATCCAGAGGTGGATGAAGATGAAGCGAAACAAGCTTCTTAG
- a CDS encoding extracellular solute-binding protein produces the protein MKHMSKIMLTFSLAVVLLAGCGGNKNTIEFWTPLTGEDGANMDALVDAYNATEPEYEINHVITSDMYTKMYTVLNSGSGIPDLSIIHADRVPNFVNQGLLEPMTSILEAHPDINEENYLLEAWDAGTVDDTQYTVPLDIHGSAMYYNADLLAKYDVEHWLDDDVVTFDEMLSLQGQLEEGEYVLNDALLSWVIFAQIQNLGGDIQDENGNPAVDTPEMKEAIEAIKELSDAGLMTPFGEDGYLAFQSGNVLFSTDGTWSSLGHAEVEGLNFGVTNIYAFEPDTFHNRASSHLFAMLTSEDRTDEKEEGIGEFLDFLRENSMEWAEAGQIVASVDVIESPEYENYMQSFFTSTEKQTDSLYIYTYEHYPYIAEALDNYSADMVHGEIGIDEGLAEMQRFVDDRVSEGTLDLDNVVTDEEEGEEE, from the coding sequence ATGAAACATATGTCTAAAATAATGTTAACGTTTTCTTTAGCGGTTGTGTTGTTGGCTGGGTGTGGTGGTAATAAGAACACGATAGAATTTTGGACGCCATTAACTGGAGAGGATGGTGCCAACATGGATGCCCTTGTCGATGCTTATAATGCAACAGAGCCTGAGTATGAAATTAACCATGTTATTACCTCCGATATGTATACGAAAATGTATACAGTCCTAAACTCAGGAAGTGGTATTCCAGATCTATCGATTATTCATGCTGATCGTGTTCCCAATTTTGTTAATCAAGGTTTATTGGAACCGATGACCTCCATTCTAGAGGCACATCCAGATATAAACGAAGAGAATTATCTATTGGAAGCTTGGGACGCCGGTACGGTTGACGATACTCAATATACCGTTCCGTTAGATATTCACGGTAGCGCTATGTATTACAATGCGGACTTATTAGCTAAATATGATGTTGAGCATTGGTTAGATGATGATGTTGTGACCTTTGATGAAATGTTATCTTTACAAGGCCAGCTTGAGGAAGGTGAGTATGTTCTTAACGATGCCTTATTAAGCTGGGTCATATTTGCACAAATTCAAAACTTAGGCGGTGATATCCAAGATGAGAATGGGAATCCTGCTGTTGATACACCAGAAATGAAAGAAGCTATTGAAGCGATAAAAGAGCTTTCTGATGCAGGGCTAATGACACCTTTTGGTGAAGATGGCTACTTAGCATTTCAGTCAGGTAATGTGTTGTTCTCTACTGATGGGACGTGGAGTTCACTTGGCCATGCTGAAGTGGAAGGGCTAAATTTTGGGGTTACAAATATTTATGCGTTTGAACCTGATACGTTTCATAATAGAGCTTCCTCTCACTTATTTGCTATGTTAACGAGTGAAGATCGGACAGACGAGAAAGAGGAAGGAATTGGTGAGTTTTTAGATTTCCTCCGAGAAAATTCGATGGAATGGGCAGAAGCTGGACAGATCGTAGCAAGTGTTGATGTTATTGAAAGCCCAGAATATGAGAACTATATGCAATCCTTCTTCACATCAACTGAAAAGCAAACTGACTCATTATACATCTATACGTATGAACATTATCCTTATATTGCAGAAGCACTAGATAATTATTCAGCTGATATGGTACATGGTGAAATAGGAATTGATGAAGGGTTAGCAGAAATGCAACGCTTTGTAGATGATCGCGTATCTGAAGGAACACTTGATTTAGATAATGTGGTAACTGACGAAGAAGAGGGAGAGGAAGAGTAG
- the essC gene encoding type VII secretion protein EssC, with the protein MNRLFIFYGNVFQFIELKDEESMTIGNNFQHDVTIQAFTVDVPITIKHKATNQLEVWHGEICAGNLNSDETDMTLVFGHDELRIVYVDIMYDKQAYFIGDQLEIPLPSVAEPACQLVRNGEDWSVIPLNQKTIYCNGEKVLEKQLLSKGDSLFFNNTIFTLSDIDVLEMESPEPRMEHLINMKKPDTVLKQKYPNYRRTPRMIYEQPDDKVTFSFPSEEHDDNGKSLWMVVMPPVIMLLVMGVVALVRPRGIFILISLAMFGTTLVTSTVQYFKEKRNQKRRKEKRRRLYTRYLENKRKDLQELADKQRQVLYYHFPSFERMKYLTGEISERIWERTRLSSDFLHFRAGRATIPSSYEVTEQRADMTNQEIDDLVEKSQELVAHYKYVRDVPLVIDISRGAMGMIGKRDVVNKEIQQIVGQLSFSQSYHDIRMVAIFDEENYSEWEWMKWLPHFQLPNSFARGLIYNEQTRDQLLSSIYEMLKERDLTEDKEKKLFAPHFIFIVTNRQLISEHAILEYLESDHPALGFSVIFAEDTKESLSEHIHTLIRYIDEAEGDILIQQHKAEHLPFKLDKHHPEGNENFSRTLRSLNHQLGMSNSIPEKVTFLDLFNTEKAEELSIQQKWLENQSSKSLAVPVGLKSKDDHVYLNLHERAHGPHGLLAGTTGSGKSEFLQAYILSLAVHFHPHEVAFLLIDYKGGGMAQPFRKIPHLLGTITNIEGSKNFSNRALASIKSELKRRQRLFDQYSVNHINNYTDLYKEGEAAEPMPHLFLISDEFAELKSEEPEFIKELVSAARIGRSLGVHLILATQKPGGIIDDQIWSNSRFKVALKVQDESDSKEILKNSDAANITVTGRGYLQVGNNEVYELFQSAWSGAPYVKDAFGTEEDIALVTDLGLIPLSEVAPEEKTTKERVTEIDAVTEEIAAVQERMGIKKLASPWLPPLPERAQPSTEDRLELGAYPIGIVDEPERQSQSPYAYQTVDDGNIGIFGSSGYGKSTTVQTLLLSMATNNSPEQVQYYIFDFGNGALLPFQQLPHTGDYFRSDDKRKIEKFLSFIAEEVDKRKQLFTVAEVSNITMYNTISDVKLPLIFITIDNYDLVKEEMLDYENNFISLVRDGQSLGIYMVLTATRSNSVKHALMSNLKTKIVHYMMDESEKYTLIGRTTYETEAVPGRAYIKKETAYLTQMYLPVEGDDDMTVMENLKGTIQDLRVKYEGSRKPKAIPMLPRELRWRSFHEQYGVIEQPHQLAIGLDEATVEPVYMDMKINRHCLIMGDAQKGKTNILKMMIHRINESGNGGHIALFDSVNRSLSDYAGEDNITYIETKEQIADWVTTIEEVFSERELTYRASLKDKEAAKPEMTPYILMVDGNGNFQQTIDAGLQMKLGNLIKSYSHLGFSVVIAGGATEFSKGFDQFTNELKQIKQAILLMKQSEQTVFTLPYKRNEPEIKPGFGYYLLNGQVKKIQIPYYDLERVANK; encoded by the coding sequence GTGAATCGATTATTTATCTTTTACGGGAACGTATTTCAGTTTATAGAACTTAAAGATGAAGAGTCTATGACTATTGGAAACAATTTTCAGCACGATGTTACAATTCAAGCCTTTACAGTGGACGTGCCTATTACGATTAAACATAAAGCAACGAATCAATTAGAAGTGTGGCATGGAGAGATCTGTGCTGGAAATCTGAATTCTGATGAGACGGATATGACGCTAGTATTTGGCCATGACGAGCTACGTATCGTTTACGTGGATATAATGTACGACAAGCAAGCCTACTTTATTGGTGATCAACTAGAAATCCCCCTTCCAAGCGTAGCGGAACCAGCATGTCAATTAGTGAGGAATGGGGAAGACTGGTCTGTTATTCCTTTGAACCAAAAAACTATCTATTGTAATGGCGAAAAGGTATTAGAAAAGCAACTGCTATCTAAAGGAGATAGCTTGTTTTTTAACAATACAATTTTCACTCTATCGGACATAGATGTATTGGAAATGGAAAGTCCAGAACCACGAATGGAACATTTAATTAATATGAAAAAACCAGATACCGTGTTGAAACAAAAATACCCAAATTATCGGCGAACACCGAGGATGATTTATGAGCAACCAGATGATAAAGTGACGTTTTCTTTTCCAAGCGAAGAGCATGATGATAATGGGAAAAGTTTATGGATGGTTGTAATGCCGCCGGTCATTATGCTATTGGTTATGGGAGTAGTTGCCTTAGTTCGCCCAAGAGGGATCTTTATTCTTATCTCACTTGCGATGTTCGGTACGACACTTGTCACATCAACGGTTCAATACTTTAAAGAAAAGCGTAATCAAAAAAGAAGGAAGGAAAAACGTCGACGTTTATATACACGCTATTTAGAAAACAAACGTAAAGACTTGCAAGAACTAGCAGATAAACAACGTCAGGTTCTTTATTACCACTTTCCATCATTTGAACGCATGAAATATTTAACTGGAGAAATTAGTGAACGTATATGGGAACGGACGAGACTCAGTAGTGACTTCTTACATTTTAGAGCAGGGAGAGCAACGATCCCTTCCAGTTATGAAGTGACGGAGCAACGGGCGGATATGACGAACCAAGAGATTGATGATCTTGTAGAGAAATCACAAGAGCTTGTGGCTCATTATAAATATGTACGTGATGTTCCTCTCGTTATAGATATCTCTCGTGGTGCCATGGGTATGATCGGTAAACGAGATGTTGTAAACAAAGAAATTCAACAAATTGTGGGGCAATTGAGTTTCTCGCAAAGTTATCATGATATTCGAATGGTGGCTATTTTTGATGAGGAAAACTACTCAGAGTGGGAGTGGATGAAGTGGCTTCCTCATTTTCAGCTGCCGAACTCTTTTGCCCGTGGTCTAATCTATAACGAACAGACAAGGGATCAGCTTTTATCCTCTATTTATGAGATGTTGAAAGAGCGAGACTTGACAGAGGACAAAGAGAAAAAATTGTTTGCACCACATTTTATATTCATTGTAACAAACCGGCAGTTGATTTCTGAACATGCAATTTTAGAGTATTTAGAAAGCGATCACCCAGCCCTTGGCTTCTCAGTGATTTTTGCTGAGGACACGAAGGAAAGCTTATCCGAGCATATTCATACGCTCATACGCTACATTGATGAAGCAGAAGGGGATATCCTTATTCAGCAACATAAAGCAGAGCATTTACCGTTCAAGCTAGATAAGCATCATCCAGAAGGAAATGAAAACTTTTCTAGGACATTGCGGTCGCTTAACCATCAGCTAGGAATGTCAAATTCAATCCCTGAGAAGGTAACATTTTTAGATTTATTCAATACAGAAAAGGCAGAAGAACTGAGCATCCAGCAAAAATGGCTGGAAAACCAGTCGTCTAAATCATTAGCTGTACCAGTAGGTCTAAAAAGTAAAGATGATCATGTTTATTTAAATTTACATGAACGGGCACATGGCCCTCATGGGTTGTTAGCTGGTACGACGGGGTCAGGTAAAAGTGAATTTTTACAAGCCTATATTCTGTCTTTAGCCGTTCATTTTCATCCTCATGAAGTGGCGTTTTTACTCATTGATTATAAGGGTGGAGGGATGGCACAACCATTCAGAAAGATCCCTCATCTTCTTGGGACGATTACAAATATTGAAGGCAGTAAAAATTTTAGTAACCGAGCCTTAGCGTCGATAAAAAGTGAGTTGAAGCGACGCCAACGATTGTTTGACCAATATAGCGTCAATCATATTAATAATTATACGGACCTATATAAAGAAGGGGAAGCGGCAGAGCCGATGCCTCATTTATTTCTGATATCAGATGAGTTTGCAGAGCTGAAGAGTGAAGAGCCGGAATTTATTAAAGAACTGGTAAGTGCTGCCAGGATCGGTCGAAGCCTTGGCGTCCATCTCATATTAGCAACGCAGAAGCCTGGCGGAATTATAGATGATCAAATTTGGAGTAACTCACGATTTAAAGTGGCATTGAAAGTGCAGGATGAAAGTGATAGTAAAGAGATCTTAAAAAATAGCGATGCAGCTAATATTACTGTCACCGGCCGAGGTTATTTACAAGTTGGTAACAATGAAGTGTACGAACTTTTCCAATCTGCCTGGAGCGGTGCGCCGTATGTAAAGGATGCTTTTGGCACGGAAGAAGATATAGCGTTAGTAACAGATTTAGGACTTATCCCGCTGTCTGAGGTGGCGCCTGAAGAAAAAACAACGAAAGAACGTGTCACAGAAATTGATGCGGTGACAGAAGAAATAGCTGCAGTACAAGAACGTATGGGAATTAAAAAATTAGCTAGTCCATGGCTCCCGCCTTTACCTGAAAGAGCACAACCTTCAACTGAAGATAGGTTAGAGCTTGGGGCATATCCTATAGGGATAGTGGACGAACCTGAACGTCAAAGTCAAAGTCCATACGCTTACCAAACTGTAGATGATGGCAATATCGGTATTTTTGGTTCATCTGGTTATGGTAAATCAACGACTGTACAAACATTGCTGCTGTCAATGGCAACTAATAACTCACCGGAACAGGTGCAGTATTATATCTTTGATTTTGGGAATGGGGCCTTACTGCCATTCCAACAGTTACCGCACACAGGGGATTATTTCAGATCTGATGATAAACGGAAAATTGAGAAGTTTCTCAGCTTTATAGCAGAGGAAGTGGATAAGCGTAAGCAGCTATTTACAGTAGCTGAAGTGAGCAATATTACCATGTATAACACCATTTCTGACGTTAAATTACCGTTGATCTTTATTACTATTGATAATTATGATCTCGTTAAAGAAGAGATGTTAGATTATGAGAATAATTTTATCTCACTTGTGAGAGACGGACAATCATTAGGGATTTATATGGTACTTACAGCGACACGTTCCAACTCTGTTAAGCATGCGTTAATGAGTAACTTGAAAACAAAAATCGTCCATTACATGATGGATGAAAGTGAGAAATATACCCTTATTGGACGAACTACCTATGAAACAGAAGCTGTCCCAGGACGCGCCTACATTAAAAAAGAAACAGCTTATTTGACACAAATGTATTTGCCTGTTGAAGGTGACGATGATATGACGGTTATGGAGAATTTGAAAGGGACTATTCAAGACCTGAGAGTTAAATATGAAGGTTCTCGTAAACCTAAAGCGATCCCGATGTTGCCGCGTGAATTAAGGTGGCGTTCATTTCATGAGCAATACGGCGTGATAGAACAGCCTCATCAGTTAGCTATTGGACTTGATGAAGCCACTGTTGAGCCAGTTTATATGGATATGAAGATTAATAGACATTGTCTTATCATGGGGGATGCCCAAAAAGGAAAAACCAATATTCTTAAAATGATGATTCATCGGATAAACGAAAGTGGCAACGGTGGTCATATTGCTTTATTCGATTCAGTTAACCGCTCTTTATCTGACTACGCTGGTGAAGATAATATCACCTATATTGAGACGAAAGAGCAAATAGCTGATTGGGTAACGACGATAGAAGAGGTATTTTCTGAGAGAGAGCTTACGTATCGTGCTTCGTTAAAAGATAAAGAAGCGGCTAAACCTGAGATGACACCATATATTTTGATGGTTGATGGAAACGGCAATTTCCAACAAACAATCGATGCAGGCCTCCAGATGAAACTTGGCAACTTAATAAAGAGTTATAGCCATTTAGGCTTCTCTGTTGTGATCGCAGGTGGCGCCACTGAGTTTTCTAAAGGCTTTGACCAATTTACTAACGAATTAAAGCAAATTAAACAAGCGATTCTTCTTATGAAGCAGTCTGAACAAACCGTTTTCACACTGCCGTATAAACGAAACGAGCCAGAAATTAAACCTGGTTTTGGTTACTACTTATTAAACGGACAAGTGAAGAAAATACAAATTCCATATTATGATTTAGAAAGGGTGGCAAACAAATGA
- a CDS encoding carbohydrate ABC transporter permease, producing MKKKMKVSKYLSYLFLIIVCAIWVIPVMFGITTSFRSQTEVVNEGFRLLPVNWIVDNYVTILENTSTAPIMQWIWNSIFIATTHTLLVIVVISITGYGYTRMKFKGRDALFFTLLAISFFPNVVNLIPSYKIIDILGWVNTPWAMIVPGLAGMANIFLVRQFMKGIPRELDESARVDGASDFQIFFRIILPLVKPILVVCGLFSFVGSWNDFLWPVIVYTDVQKMPVTAGLLLLQDVYGNYRMIGQLMGSAILAIIPTLLLFFFAQKYFVQAIKLNAGIKG from the coding sequence ATGAAAAAAAAGATGAAAGTCTCAAAATATTTATCATACTTATTTCTTATTATTGTATGTGCGATCTGGGTTATTCCGGTTATGTTTGGAATTACGACATCATTCCGATCGCAAACAGAAGTTGTCAATGAAGGGTTTAGGTTGCTCCCTGTGAATTGGATCGTTGATAATTACGTCACTATTTTAGAAAATACCTCGACAGCACCAATCATGCAATGGATTTGGAACTCTATTTTTATAGCGACCACACATACCTTATTAGTTATAGTTGTTATTTCTATTACCGGATACGGCTATACACGAATGAAATTTAAAGGAAGAGATGCTTTGTTTTTTACGTTACTTGCAATTTCTTTCTTTCCCAATGTCGTAAATCTCATCCCTTCTTATAAAATTATCGACATTTTAGGTTGGGTTAACACACCTTGGGCGATGATTGTTCCTGGTTTAGCAGGGATGGCTAATATCTTTTTAGTTAGACAATTTATGAAAGGAATCCCAAGAGAGCTAGACGAATCGGCACGTGTAGACGGAGCGAGTGATTTTCAAATATTCTTTCGCATCATCTTGCCGCTTGTAAAGCCAATACTTGTCGTATGTGGTCTCTTTTCTTTTGTCGGGTCTTGGAATGATTTCCTATGGCCGGTCATCGTGTATACAGATGTGCAAAAAATGCCAGTCACTGCAGGTTTATTGCTACTTCAAGATGTATATGGAAACTATCGAATGATTGGACAGTTGATGGGGTCAGCGATTTTGGCGATTATTCCCACATTATTGTTATTCTTCTTTGCCCAAAAATATTTTGTTCAAGCTATTAAATTAAATGCTGGTATTAAAGGGTAA
- the essA gene encoding type VII secretion protein EssA translates to MKRNKLLSIILLIAVVCSTTTAVYGEGNTNNPPEPNIYEKREINIINNGRDSSIQRDQLPQEQLGLTFEERELTESDLLEGELFQVSVIETNTITTKSDQLGLFSTEDIEMRRQIEDIGSEQSDYDIVLVLIVAVVFIILLMFVIIIPKLKPAPPPKKVKKA, encoded by the coding sequence ATGAAGCGAAACAAGCTTCTTAGTATCATACTGCTTATTGCTGTAGTGTGTAGTACAACGACTGCTGTTTATGGGGAAGGTAATACCAATAACCCTCCCGAGCCAAATATTTATGAAAAAAGAGAGATTAATATTATTAATAATGGCCGAGATAGCAGTATTCAGCGAGATCAGTTACCGCAAGAGCAGCTAGGTTTAACATTTGAAGAACGGGAGCTGACTGAAAGTGATTTGCTAGAAGGTGAGTTATTTCAAGTGTCGGTTATTGAAACAAACACGATTACGACGAAATCAGATCAATTAGGATTATTTTCAACAGAAGATATAGAGATGAGAAGACAAATAGAGGATATTGGATCTGAACAAAGTGATTACGATATTGTGCTAGTGCTTATTGTCGCTGTTGTTTTCATCATTCTTCTAATGTTTGTAATCATTATTCCTAAATTAAAGCCTGCTCCTCCACCTAAAAAAGTAAAAAAAGCATAA